The DNA segment CGAGGAATAATCTTGAAGGTGAATGGAGTAAGATTGTGATGGAAAGTCCAAGCAATGTATGAAATTTATACTAACCCAAATAGTCAAAGTCAACAGGCGATAACAATTCCTTCATTTGACATAACAGGCTTCCGATTTCTTCATCTGctaaaagaaaagaaaaataaattagggGTTTTTATCTGTTGATAGAATAGTATCCAGTACATAAATGAACAAAGAAAGTAGGTGACACTgatacaaaaaataatcaattcaattcactttaaagCTCTGCGTGCATCTTACTATTATTCATAACTTAAATAACTAGACAAAATGAACAAGATGAACAAAATTcgttatcaatttaaaatggatTGAAGAAATTTTCCAATGAAGGCAGGAATTGAGGCACTATTCGGAAAACATTCCTGAGTAGACTTATTGCTACGAATGAAACTTGGTCTGCACAAAAGTCACAGAAACTAAAACTAACTTCTTAAACTACATTtaatgagaaaaaagttgagcGAGAGGCTTTCAATCCTCAAAAGATTAAAATAACAAGAGaagaaatatacaataataattaataaatatattgattatatattataattattttgtatttttaatctattattttattagtttcaaaaaagggtattataataatattttataaatacatttcaagaataattaatcaataggcCTACTGTTATTAAGTTGCATACCTGATGAAATGGAGCAGTTTTTATTATCATGTGCCGATACTACACAATCTATGTGAGAATTTGTGCCAGCAATTTCAGTTTGTTTGTGCGAATCCTAGAAAAGTAAAATACaacaaaacaaatttaaaactgTGTGGTCAACAGTGGATTACTTTTTAAAAGTTCCAGTGAACACTAAAGTGTGGAAAACAATACACAAATCGtatataatgaaggaaattGTGACTTGAGGAAAGTGCTGTGAAAATGTTTTGTCCATAAAgtgattttacttttaaattaaaagtttaaagcaGACCATTTTTGGAACATTTCTCATGAGATTTTTGTTCGAAATAAATTTCTGTATAAAATCTAGTATTTACTTTAGaagttttgaagttttttatgatgatacaaaaatatCAGGGACAAAACATTGATATCATTAGAAACTCATGAACAatttatgtgggcatcaccctcagcgaAGAAATAGCATCATTTGTGGCCACCTGGAATAAAAATGCATATGATGATAAATTCTATAAACCAGTAATGAAGATCAGAATGAAATTACTGAAATTTCCGGTAcaagaaaatgaatattgatttattatagACATTCCTTCATATATACGATAGACGTTAGAAATTCCATTGAATTCCACTCAAACCCATGAATTTGTTGAATAGATTCAACTTCGATTCTaaaataagaaaacatgtaCTTTCTCAGAAGCGTTTTATTAGACATATCGATTCCGATATGATTATTGATATTTGATCCcttgattttttaaacttttcttCCTTATTTCAACCATATTGACTTGGCATTGTTTAGTACTGTGTTTGTACAGTGATGAATATTTGAGATCTTCTAGGTTTACTTCAGATATAGTTGTTTGTGTTTATATATGTATACCATACAtactttcaaataaattatctcatatCCTTCTGACTTATATAATGCCTAGTATTAGTTTTGACTTTGTCTATTGCCAATGTTGGTTAATgacaacaaaaatttatttatttatgactgTACATATCTACGCTACTCACAAGTTTTACAGGAATCACGCATGACTGAAAGACTGTCATTtctacaaaatttggaaaccGAATAAAATCTCTCAAGAGTTAACACAGGGATCTTTGAAACACATACTGGTACCAGTAATACAATATATGATTATTGCTTCAAGCAAAATAAAAGAGATTGAATTAGGTACTTCATGAAATTTAAATCAGAGAAAGTACGATGGTAGAGCATCGGATGCCGATGAATTAGGAATATAGCAAAACAGAATTGGAATAAGTCCAGGCAACACATTAGTTGAGAttggattgaaaaataaataaacccaTTTCTATTGAGGAGGATAAGTTcctcaaatgaagtttcaaatgaaacaaaaatgtttcCTAGTTGACACAAATGTTTCTCATGAAAACCAAATTGTGATAGAAAATACTGGattattcaacataataacATGATCATAgctttgaaatttaatttgaattgtcATAACTAcgttcatcaataataataataataataataataataataatataataataataataataatataataataataatataataataataataagagaagaaaaattgaaaagagaaatagCATAGATTGAACTATCTtctattataagttaatttggaaCAAACGTTTTCacctttttattatttcaaaattagtatgacattcaataattatacatttCGACCAAAATATTAATCATTTAAAATACATTCATGATGAGACCATCAGACATGAACTCTTGATGGTTCAAGTAGGAGACGATAAAATTAAAAGTATTTCAGATTACTTTGAATGGTACAAAAATTGTAAGTACAgagcatttattaatttttaaagaaaaacaTGAGCAACACTTGACTAAGAAActgatattcttgagaaaaaataatatggcagatacaaaattttaaagCAGTGATTACCTGGCATATTTTCTCCTTTTCTAGAAATTCTGCAATTGAAGAAGATGCATCCGATGAGCGGTTCGAGTCCATTTCAGATAGATGAATCtgtaaaacattttaaataaataagattttgTATACTACATCAATACCTAGTTTTGGctagaaaaaaattcaaactatGTAGCattaaattcttattattgtgGTTGGAATGTAGCAAATGGAATGCTTGAATCAACACCACCAAGTTGCAGTTCCACCCACAGATTCAGTTTACTAATTTACATGCTACTCACAATCGTTGAAAAATTGTGTcctacaattgaataatcagaACAATGCCAAGTGTGGTATTGAATACAAAATGTAACAACTACAtcaatatatagtgaggtccagtgGATGACAATATATAGTGACATTCTGTGGCAGtcttttgtaaatttttagaGCTTGAATGATGTAGCTGCTATGTGAACGGGGAAATTTGGAGTATGGCTTGTCGATATCAGTGCGCCACCTGGTGATGTACTGATGTAATATACCTTTCACCTGAAACCTGTGGAGTTCCCCTCTCAGCTGCAGCAATGAGCTGTAGATGTATTGACTGAAGACAGTTAGCACTTGCAGTCTTTTAAAGATTGGCATACAGAGTTCAAAGCGAGGTGCACCACTGATAGGCTGATGCGAAGAACTTTTTTCTGCAGCAGGAGAATTCTTTCACATGCTCCTACATGGCCCCAGATCACAAtaccataataattatagttaatGTGAATATGGAAGAGACCGTGATAGGCTGTTAGTAGGTACCTGGTCGGTACTTGCCTCTTCAGCTTTCGCATCAGGTCTTATCTTTGGCAAATTCACTTTGATAAATAACAGATCTTAACCCTAGAAAGACAACAGGGACTATGCGTAACCCCAGATCATTATATTTTCTATTGTAACCTTGGCTGCAGTAAACTTGCAGATCTGGGATTTTTTGTATTCTCTAACTAGTCCATCAACTTCCTGCACACGCGATTTAGAAGCTGTAAGTCGGTCAGAAGTGGGTGAAAAAATTCCTTGGGGTTATGCGTAAACCCCTGTTGTCTTTAGTGTATAGTTGATTCAATTATTGAGCTTTGCTCGAAAATGTTGCTCATTTTcgaatattatttatgtatacgatccaaattataaattcatatttagAAATATGCTCAAActtatcaatgataatattagTAGAGTGTTTAAAAATAACATAAGAGCACATTTTTCATCTATATTCACAATTAGATTCTTCAGCAAGCTCTACAGATTCTAAACCTGTGTTAGCCTTATTATCTTTATTCACCTTATATAGTACATTATCATTTTCTATTCTAGttatatcatatttttgaaaattcccTAACATTTCACCTACCTATTTAActttagtaacctccttctcgtgcatgagctaggtaggtagagcagttcataaaaggAACACATAGACGAgatattttcatctgtagaacagctgttttgacgacttttaaaaaaataatcaaatttcacaatttacacaaaggaaaaagtactctgaaaacaattattataatatacacataaatacagaagtctgatcgtagtttcaaatatgttgccgccaatcgtcattatgttattcccctgaattattctcgtttaagaatggggcttacagttcaatgaacaaggaaagttgtgtgagtgtaccacaccagatttttcaaattgagaCCTTTCTAAATtgatatttatagttcatagaCACGTTATCAACATGTTTTTTAACAGACTGAATACTAATCATGACAATCGAATAGAAAATTATGGGTATTAATTTTTGAGCTGCATAAAGTATAAAATTTGGTGGCCCATAAGgttatttgatattattaatttaaattcatctcgttaatgaaatttggaaaatcacGTAAGATATCAAAAGATGATACTTGAAAGGTTGATCATGAAAAACAGTGTAAAAAATGGATCTAGTAGTAATTTTTTTAGATATTTTCAAGTTGGGGTtatcaaatcaaaaaaaaatcaaaatcgtttatttatccttaataataataacatcaacAGAAAATCAGaaacatagaaatagaattacATTAGAATGAtgtattacagtataaaattgaattatacaaTGAATATAAGGAAGGTCCCCGCAAGGTTAAAGAACCTGTgcgcaggggccgagtgttaaaaatctagatattttaaatttcaggATAAAAGATaaactaattaataaaaaatattaaactaaTTACAgtgaaaggaaaaataataactgatagaaaaatattaaacttcTTAAACTTAGAAAAAAAGTTACTTAActtaaaaagaaaaagagaggaaaaggaagaaggtAAAGAGAGAACAGAAAGGACAGGAAAGAAAGAAGAGGGATACCtaatagaattaaattaatctatttctcaagagaaaaaaatggataaaattGGCTTAGTTTTAGTAGcagatatttaaaaactaatgTCATTCGAAGATAACTATTCATTTATATCTCTTACCAGCTttttactcaatttattggTGATGAAATGATGAGGGATTTTATTAATGAGTTTAGATGCAATGTATGAAAATTGTTTTCTGCAAATGGACAAATTAGTGTCAGCAACCTGAAAAGTTATGGATGAGGGACGAAGATTATAAGTAGATTCACGCAAATTGAATAGATCTTTATGTTCATTTATATAAGTTATGAGAATTTTGATATATAGCTGTCTTACTGTTAGAACCTTGAATTCAAGAGAAAGATTTTCACTTGGATAGCGTCTAGGTTTTCCTAGTATGGCTTTGATTAGGgttttttgaataacaaaaattttatctaTATGATTAGAATAAGATCCACCCCATATTCTTATCCCATATCCCAGGTAAGATTGTATATAAGCAAAATATATAAGCTTTGAAACCTCTTTGTCACTAACTTGGCTGATATTGCGAAATTTACTTATCCAATGTTTAAGTTTATTACAAGTGGTGTTTATGTGAACATCCCATCGTAAATGTTGGTCAACAATTATGCCAAGATATTTAACATGTTTCTGTTTTTTCAACTTGGAGCAAGAACATTTAGTGTCTGGACAATTTTAAATTATGTATAATGATGTTGTCAAGAGCATATGGCTGACCAGCAGCAGTtggttaaaaaatgtcataaagttacttttatttatattcaaggtTAAGATATGATTATCAAGCCaggattttataattttaagacCAGTTTCTGATTTATCCTTGGCCTCCTCCCATGTAGTTCCAGTGAATAACAATGACGTGTCATCCGCAAAGGAGATTGTCACACAATTCTCTATTTCTAGTTTGATAAGATCGTTGATGTATACAAGAAAAAGAATTGGTGATAGTACTGTACCCTGCGGTAGGCCGTATTCAGAGAGTTCTTTGCAACTAGTTTTGTTGTCAATTTTGAGGAATTGATGTCTATTGTTTAGATAGCTGGTGAAAAGTTTGAGGGGTACTCCACGAATGCCTAGCTTTTCTATTTTTGTTAGAAGTTTAGAATGAGggacagtgtcaaaagctttggcAAGGTCTAAAAATATGGCTATggttttcatattattattaaaattattagaaatcgTCTGGGTTAGAAGAGAAATTGCATCTCTTGTACTTTTATTTGATTGATAAACCAAATTGATgtttatgaatgatattatgTTTTTGTAAATAGGTAACTAGACGGGTTTTAATtaatctttcaaatattttagaaaaactgCTCAACATACTGATAGGACGGTAATTTGATGGATTTGAAGGGTCACCCGATTTATGTAAGGGTATAATATTTGCTAATTTCAAACTATCTGGAAAATGACCCTCCAAAAAACAacgatttattattattgtcaaaggTCTGACAATAAATGGCCAAATAATTATCaagcatttattattaattctgtccACACCTGGAGCTGCGTTAGTTTTCAAAGATTTCAAAGTGGTGGAGACTTCCTCTTCATTTGTAGGTGTTAGGAAAAACGATTCATGGGAATTCTGCAAAAATGAATCTTTGAATTTGTTACCTGCAGTTGAGATgggattattttttttcaaattttcagcatAGATTATTCCGACCTGTGCAAAATGTTGATTAAGTACATCGGCATCAAGTTTTGGAGATTAAGTACTTCTTTTTTTTTCCTAACATTTCATTCAGAGTTTCCCAAATTTgtttagtattatttttattttgcttTTATAGTAATCACATTTACTTTGTTTTAGTagtttattgagaaaatttctATAAGCCATATATTCCTCcttcaatattgtattgaaaGGTTGTTTGGTTAGTGTTTTAAACATCCTGTCACGATTTCTAATTGAGTTTATAAGACCACGTGTGATCCAAGGTTTAAGAGGTTGGAATCTATGAGAGATATTTACTCTGACAGTAGCACGTTCAATGTGAtcagatattttatttgtaaaaatgttcATTAGTTCGTTAACGTGGAAATTAGCTTCTAATAAGTCATCCCACTTTTCAGTTTCTATTGATAATAGCAATTGATTATagtctatttttgaaaatgaatgattaggttttacagtactaataaggTCTGTGTTTAAATCTATGtggatgctgacacaaaagtgatcggtaatatttgtttttattattgaactcattACATTATTGGGATTAAAGttagaatttttgaaaaatatgtgatcTATACATGATTCTGATCCGTTTTGAATTCTAGTAGGTTTATTTATAAAGGATTTCAAACCATTAAGAGATAAAATTTCGAAATACTCGTTTGcaactaaattatttttatttaaatgaatatttaagTCACCTGCAAAAATTATGTTGGGTCGGTTTCTAATAGAATGCAAGCAATCATTTAAACCATTGAGaaatatatctgtatttgttgAAGGTGATCTATAGATTGCGATAAGGGTTATCTTTCCTTAACAGTGGGCACCTGAACGTCCAAAACAATCGAGTTTGATTCTGTTATCTCAGGGGTTATGCCTTATGTGTAACCCAATGTTGTATTTAAACGTTGCTTGTTTTGTGTTGTCTTTCTAGGGTTAAGTTATAGTCTGGCTTGTTTCTTGATCTctcatattttgaaataatattggaatTTAAAGTGCACAATATAGATCTAAATGAAATCACAATTGATGTTGTGTTGATCTGCTAaccttataatataatttaactttattaatatttttctgctTTTACAGTACggtttcaaaaaaaaataaataacggccaaaaatgttatttgaatACAGTACTTACCCAACAATGAAATGTTTATATTCAacattacattacaataaagtgtcaaaattatattgttcaatgtcaccaacaaattacaaaatttactataaatttattattattattgtattcaacAAAAAGCTGATCCATCCGGTGAATGTTGTTCAGCTCCGCAGCTGCAACTTGTTCAGCAGAAATCAGAATCACAGAACTGGGAACGCTGTACTTGAATATTCCGGAACCCCGACAAAGCGGTATAACGACATTGTAGAGCTACGACAAACTGGGTCTTTTTTGTAAAAGATTTTTTctattcaacttgaaattaagaaaatgagtatattatgattgttagaatactagtagttttatgaacagtagacctcacggcctcacgcagtattctcatctacaagagtacctgattgaaaccttagaccagttatagaatagacacgctgggatgtctagcctctgaagccaataTCTACTGCCAAATTAACCCACCTTTACGTCACAAAAGTGATGTCACGCATCGtattgaaaactttcagattgtgtctatttcagattcatggtgtttttaggttatttctagctacgaCCAAAAACGATATCTGTTAATTTATgatgtgttatgtgatatcggcttcaaagttataatgtgttttgaaaataataaggtaaggtagcctacaaaactaatttattgtcatgctgcaataaGTTCACTTACATCCACTTGTCAGCcacctgatttatgatgaataattctatagtctgatttttactctaatattggcgtatgaaggaggctcctttttctttttatattatccttgaaatgcaaaatttccaaaaacctagtATATACGTCAacacgcaattaaaaaaggaacatacctgtaaaaattcatgaaaatctattaccgcgtttcgtcgtaaatgcgcaacatataaacatttaagcatttgaacatttaaacaataagagaaatgcctaaccgtcgacttgaatcttagacctcacttcgctcggtcaaaaaagtCTGATTccagttgaaataattttgaatcaaattatgtaaaaagttatgatattttatcaatgaatttaatatttgaaGGAGCATTAACGAGTTCTCAGGTTTGACTTACTGACGGCCAAAGTCTTTGTTTGTCTgcttgtatgttctacaataaccttggaaaaaatcaatcaattagcTTCAAACTTTATTACAGGTGAAGTTTGTTGGACATTGTCTTACTCcctcgtcctttttcaggatgtAACAAATAGCATTGAGAGTGCATAGGGAAAAATTGTTGTTAttcatcatttagtcagctgaagaattcatcgCATGCAATTACAACAGCCGATAAGTTCTTTGATCGTGTGCTGTCTGCTGAATTTTGGACGGAGGGGACTTTAGTTAAAAAATACATCCCTGCTAACAGGAGAAATAAGCAATCATCTAATGTTTTTTTAGGCAGTCCAAAACTGGCTCCTCAACTGAAAGACTAATCAATTCTGACGATTGTGTTTCCATGCATGATTTCCCTTGTGATAAACTGCTTTTTGACATGCTTTTTTATAATGTGCAATGCATTAAAAATGAAGTGAATGAACTTGAATTGTTTCTTAGCACAAACATGAGATTTAAATTGCTGTGTCTGTCTGAGCATTGGATGTGCTTGGATGATCtgaaactttttaaaattgctGGATATGAGTTGGTGGCCTACTTCTGTCGAAGTGAGTTCCAGTGTGGTGGGGTTGCTATTTATATAGACACATCTGTGATTGCCCACTTTGCATGCATTGacatttctatgcactgtgttgAAAAAGAGCATGAATTCGCATGTGTATCCCTGTTGCATGCGAAGTTATACATTATTACAATCTATCGGTCACCAGCTGGTTGCCTTCAAAATTTTTTCAACTCACTTGAGGGACTTGTTGTTCAGCTAGCTAACTTAAATCCAGGTTTTAACATAATTGTTGGCGGTGACTTCAACATTGACGTGTTGAAGGCTGACCACAGGACAAGGGAGTTTGTTAACCTATTGAGATCTCTGGACCTCTATGTGGCTAACTGGCAGCCCACTAGATTTGATGCTTGCCTCGATAATGTGATTACAAATCTGAACATTGGCAATAACATTAGTTGTTCAATTGTAAATCCTCTCCTCAGTGACCACCTGGCACTCGGCTGCAATGTGGAATTGCCAACTTCCACCTACCCTGCCTCTATACCTGCAGGGCGTGATCAATTCACTTGGGTGCAACCCATCACACAGGGTGGACGCGAGCGTTTTCTGCATTATCTGACTCTGATTGACTGGAGCTTTCTGAAGGATCATCCTGATGCACAGCTCAATTTCACGGCGTTTTTTGATAGACTCCTGACTGGCTTCAACAACTGCTTTCCACTAAAACGTTTCCTCTCTGGAAGGCCTGGTAAACGTGGTCCACTGTGGATTACGGACGACCTTCTTGACTTGAGAGACCTGGTTCTTATGGCGT comes from the Nilaparvata lugens isolate BPH chromosome 1, ASM1435652v1, whole genome shotgun sequence genome and includes:
- the LOC120349962 gene encoding uncharacterized protein LOC120349962: MDSNRSSDASSSIAEFLEKEKICQDSHKQTEIAGTNSHIDCVVSAHDNKNCSISSDEEIGSLLCQMKELLSPVDFDYLDAHEGRSVEDLLKEARELMRTSPLYNHLEKNSICIDALDNHKLIDSPTSPAKEEYVSQTQNLKAF